A part of Anas acuta chromosome 26, bAnaAcu1.1, whole genome shotgun sequence genomic DNA contains:
- the MICOS13 gene encoding MICOS complex subunit MIC13 produces the protein MAARLLPAARFIIKGSLAGAAVYVAYDQGLLGSGAEGAEALKKAQTVLPPAIKEWTSYVGWELPPTPKIDFSPSDSWNKGVQTVMSALSVAPTRACEYTMEGWKYMKDLVK, from the exons GTTTATCATCAAAGGAAGCTTGGCTGGAGCTGCTGTATATGTGGCATATGATCAGGGGTTGCTGGGCAGTGGTGCAGAAGGTGCTGAAGCCCTCAAAAAAGCTCAAACAGTACTGCCTCCAGCTATCAAAGAATGGACAAGTTACGTAGGCTGGGAG CTCCCGCCCACTCCAAAAATTGACTTTTCCCCCTCTGATTCCTGGAATAAAG GAGTGCAGACAGTCATGTCTGCTTTATCTGTAGCTCCCACCAGGGCCTGTGAATACACTATGGAAGGCTGGAAGTATATGAAGGATCTTgtcaaatga
- the LOC137845017 gene encoding scaffold attachment factor B1-like isoform X2 yields the protein MAESQPAAGLGDLTTLGGAPALGSEPETRRLSELRVIDLRAELKRRNLDSGGNKSVLTERLRKAIEDEGGDPDEIPVTSELTKRMPKRTSKGRKPEEEGAEDNGLEENSRDGQEDIEASLDTLQDIDMMDISVLDEAEIDNSSAVDCGEDYSPDNILDSLSDNKDNVDAEMKELPDQLTENEANYDEIENNVDSSSSDLIEMKKTEKLHLEPENEKILDILGETCKSELLNEETSEVEQPHAQEASNVVPGKRLAEEEDVLAAAQLEEDALDLDSKSAQAMSRKEAKRLVVAKGERSEQTIEEEKLDSESLVLETLSDQSSKRFQGLEVSSGETAEKGAGPEGKDSKEDAKKTEDKANSEESPATRESSTSEGGDQKKSPVEEDRDTKIISKDEKGRTASSSGRNFWVSGLASTTRATDLKNLFSKYGKVVGAKVVTNARSPGARCYGFVTMSTAEEATKCITHLHKTELHGKIISVEKAKNEPAGKKPTEKKENEVKKETVSERPGSIKRDDKSDQKDDSKKTEDKDEKEKKDKDELKPGSSDQPKTNKSGSKGTERTVVMDKSKGEPVISVKTSTASKDRSIKSQDRKSESRERQGIVPFDKIKAQRKMREAEQRRTRERRERQQHLQTIREREERERLEIARERLEIERQRLERERMERERLERERMHIEHERRREQDRIQREREELRRQHEQLRYEQERRSAMRRPYDIDGRRDDPYWPEAKRMAMNDRYHSDFGRQDRFHDFDHRDRGRYQDHSIDRRDGSRTMMGDRDGQHYPDERHGGPDRHSRDSRESWGSYGSDRRMSESRGIPPQSRDGRDWGDHGRKFEGHQDRSWQSSVDGGMIGRDHERWQGGGRGRPGHVMHRGGMSGRGGFIQGGNQSQMMHGGGMQGEGFAGQERASRPNDPRFNRRY from the exons ATGGCGGAAAGTCAACCCGCGGCCGGGCTGGGGGACTTAACCACCCTCGGCGGAGCCCCAGCTCTCGGCTCGGAACCCGAAACCCGGCGGCTGAGCGAGCTGCGGGTCATCGACCTGCGCGCTGAGCTCAAGCGCCGCAACCTGGACAGCGGCGGCAACAAGAGCGTCCTGACGGAGCGCCTCAGGAAG GCAATTGAGGATGAAGGAGGAGATCCTGATGAAATTCCTGTGACCTCAGAACTGACCAAAAGAATGCCAAAAAGAACTAGCAAAG gaagaaaaccagAGGAGGAAGGTGCTGAAGACAATGGACTAGAAGAAAACTCCAGAGACGGGCAA GAAGATATTGAAGCAAGTCTGGATACCTTACAAGATATTGACATGATGGATATTAGTGTGTTAGATGAAGCTGAAATAGACAATAGCAGTGCTGTAGACTGTGGAGAAGACTATAGTCCTGATAATATTCTTGATTCACTGTCTGATAATAAAGACAATGTTgatgcagaaatgaaagaactTCCAGATCAGCTAACAGAAAATGAGGCAA ATTATGATGAAATTGAAAACAATGTAGATTCCTCTTCTTCTGATTTAATTGAAATGAAG AAAACGGAGAAACTACACTTGGAGCCAG aaaatgagaaaatactcGACATTTTGGGGGAAACTTGTAAATCTGAACTACTTAACGAAGAAACTTCCGAAGTGGAGCAGCCACATGCACAGGAAGCAAGTAACGTGGTGCCAGGCAAGAGGCTAGCAGAAGAAGAGGATGTTCTTGCTGCCGCTCAGTTGGAGGAAGATGCTTTAGATTTGGACAGCAAATCGGCACAAGCTATGTCAAGGAAGGAGGCAAAGCGTTTAGTTGTAGCAAAAGGGGAGAGAAGTGAACAGACAATAGAGGAAGAGAAACTGGACTCTGAATCTTTAGTATTAGAGACCCTAAGCGATCAGAGTAGCAAACGATTCCAAGGCCTGGAAGTCTCTAGTGGGGAAACAGCGGAAAAAGGCGCAGGTCCTGAAGGCAAAGATAGCAAAGAAGAtgccaagaaaacagaagacaaagctAATTCTGAGGAATCCCCTGCTACTAGAGAGTCCTCAACCAGTGAGGGCGGTGATCAGAaaaagag CCCTGTTGAGGAGGACAGAGATACAAAGATAATCTCAAAAGATGAGAAAg GTCGCACTGCCAGCAGTTCTGGTAGAAACTTTTGGGTGAGTGGACTTGCTTCTACTACCAGAGCTACAGATTTGAAGAATCTGTTTAGCAAATATGGCAAG gtGGTTGGTGCAAAAGTGGTCACCAATGCTCGCAGCCCTGGTGCTCGCTGTTACGGCTTTGTTACGATGTCTACAGCTGAGGAAGCAACAAAGTGTATTACTCACCTCCACAAAACAGAGTTACAtgggaaaattatttctgtagaaaaa gCAAAAAATGAACCTGCTGGGAAGAagccaactgaaaaaaaagagaacgaggtgaagaaagaaacagtCAGTGAGAG ACCAGGCAGTATTAAAAGGGATGACAAATCTGACCAAAAGGATGATTCTAAAAAGACTGAagacaaagatgaaaaagaaaaaaaagataaagatgaACTGAAGCCTGGTTCATCAGATCAACCTAAAACTAACAAATCAG GAAGTAAAGGAACAGAGAGAACTGTAGTAATGGATAAATCCAAAGGAGAACCTGTTATTAGTGTGAAAACATCAACTGCATCAAAAGACAGA AGCATTAAGAGCCAGGATCGCAAAtcagagagcagagagagacAAGGCATTGTGCCATTTGACAAAATTAAAGCACAGCGAAAAATGAGAGAGGCAGAACAGCGCCG TACACGTGAGCGTCGGGAGAGACAGCAGCATCTGCAAACTATCCGGGAACGTGAGGAAAGGGAGAGGCTTGAGATTGCTCGTGAAAGATTGGAAATTGAAAGGCAGCGTCTTGAACGAGAGCGAATGGAAAGAGAGAGACTGGAGAGAGAACGGATGCACATAGAGcatgaaaggagaagagaacaaGATCGCAttcagagagaaagagaagagctgCGACGCCAGCATGAGCAACTGCGCTATGAACAAGAACGTCGGTCTGCAATGAGAAGACCGTATGACATAGATGGCAG GAGAGATGATCCATACTGGCCAGAAGCAAAACGAATGGCAATGAACGATAGGTACCATTCAGATTTTGGTCGCCAGGATCGCTTCCATGACTTCGATCACAGGGATCGTGGCCGTTATCAAGACCATTCAATAGACAG GAGAGATGGATCAAGGACAATGATGGGAGATCGGGATGGACAA CATTATCCAGATGAGCGCCACGGAGGACCAGACCGTCACTCACGAGACTCTCGGGAAAGTTGGGGTAGCTATGGATCTGACAGAAGAATGAGTGAAAGTAGAGGGATACCCCCACAGTCACG GGATGGACGTGACTGGGGAGATCATGGTCGAAAGTTTGAAGGACATCAAGATCGTTCATGGCAGAGCAGTGTGGATGGAGGAATGATAGGACGGGATCATGAGAGATGGCAAG gtggaGGTAGAGGGAGACCTGGCCATGTGATGCATCGTGGAGGAATGTCAGG GCGTGGAGGTTTCATCCAAGGTGGCAACCAAAGTCAGATGATGCATGGAGGAGGAATGCAAGGAGAAGGATTTGCTGGCCAGGAGAGAGCAAGCAGACCCAACGATCCCCGTTTCAACCGTCGCTAttga
- the LOC137845017 gene encoding scaffold attachment factor B1-like isoform X1 has protein sequence MAESQPAAGLGDLTTLGGAPALGSEPETRRLSELRVIDLRAELKRRNLDSGGNKSVLTERLRKAIEDEGGDPDEIPVTSELTKRMPKRTSKGRKPEEEGAEDNGLEENSRDGQEDIEASLDTLQDIDMMDISVLDEAEIDNSSAVDCGEDYSPDNILDSLSDNKDNVDAEMKELPDQLTENEEDYDEIENNVDSSSSDLIEMKKTEKLHLEPENEKILDILGETCKSELLNEETSEVEQPHAQEASNVVPGKRLAEEEDVLAAAQLEEDALDLDSKSAQAMSRKEAKRLVVAKGERSEQTIEEEKLDSESLVLETLSDQSSKRFQGLEVSSGETAEKGAGPEGKDSKEDAKKTEDKANSEESPATRESSTSEGGDQKKSPVEEDRDTKIISKDEKGRTASSSGRNFWVSGLASTTRATDLKNLFSKYGKVVGAKVVTNARSPGARCYGFVTMSTAEEATKCITHLHKTELHGKIISVEKAKNEPAGKKPTEKKENEVKKETVSERPGSIKRDDKSDQKDDSKKTEDKDEKEKKDKDELKPGSSDQPKTNKSGSKGTERTVVMDKSKGEPVISVKTSTASKDRSIKSQDRKSESRERQGIVPFDKIKAQRKMREAEQRRTRERRERQQHLQTIREREERERLEIARERLEIERQRLERERMERERLERERMHIEHERRREQDRIQREREELRRQHEQLRYEQERRSAMRRPYDIDGRRDDPYWPEAKRMAMNDRYHSDFGRQDRFHDFDHRDRGRYQDHSIDRRDGSRTMMGDRDGQHYPDERHGGPDRHSRDSRESWGSYGSDRRMSESRGIPPQSRDGRDWGDHGRKFEGHQDRSWQSSVDGGMIGRDHERWQGGGRGRPGHVMHRGGMSGRGGFIQGGNQSQMMHGGGMQGEGFAGQERASRPNDPRFNRRY, from the exons ATGGCGGAAAGTCAACCCGCGGCCGGGCTGGGGGACTTAACCACCCTCGGCGGAGCCCCAGCTCTCGGCTCGGAACCCGAAACCCGGCGGCTGAGCGAGCTGCGGGTCATCGACCTGCGCGCTGAGCTCAAGCGCCGCAACCTGGACAGCGGCGGCAACAAGAGCGTCCTGACGGAGCGCCTCAGGAAG GCAATTGAGGATGAAGGAGGAGATCCTGATGAAATTCCTGTGACCTCAGAACTGACCAAAAGAATGCCAAAAAGAACTAGCAAAG gaagaaaaccagAGGAGGAAGGTGCTGAAGACAATGGACTAGAAGAAAACTCCAGAGACGGGCAA GAAGATATTGAAGCAAGTCTGGATACCTTACAAGATATTGACATGATGGATATTAGTGTGTTAGATGAAGCTGAAATAGACAATAGCAGTGCTGTAGACTGTGGAGAAGACTATAGTCCTGATAATATTCTTGATTCACTGTCTGATAATAAAGACAATGTTgatgcagaaatgaaagaactTCCAGATCAGCTAACAGAAAATGAG GAAGATTATGATGAAATTGAAAACAATGTAGATTCCTCTTCTTCTGATTTAATTGAAATGAAG AAAACGGAGAAACTACACTTGGAGCCAG aaaatgagaaaatactcGACATTTTGGGGGAAACTTGTAAATCTGAACTACTTAACGAAGAAACTTCCGAAGTGGAGCAGCCACATGCACAGGAAGCAAGTAACGTGGTGCCAGGCAAGAGGCTAGCAGAAGAAGAGGATGTTCTTGCTGCCGCTCAGTTGGAGGAAGATGCTTTAGATTTGGACAGCAAATCGGCACAAGCTATGTCAAGGAAGGAGGCAAAGCGTTTAGTTGTAGCAAAAGGGGAGAGAAGTGAACAGACAATAGAGGAAGAGAAACTGGACTCTGAATCTTTAGTATTAGAGACCCTAAGCGATCAGAGTAGCAAACGATTCCAAGGCCTGGAAGTCTCTAGTGGGGAAACAGCGGAAAAAGGCGCAGGTCCTGAAGGCAAAGATAGCAAAGAAGAtgccaagaaaacagaagacaaagctAATTCTGAGGAATCCCCTGCTACTAGAGAGTCCTCAACCAGTGAGGGCGGTGATCAGAaaaagag CCCTGTTGAGGAGGACAGAGATACAAAGATAATCTCAAAAGATGAGAAAg GTCGCACTGCCAGCAGTTCTGGTAGAAACTTTTGGGTGAGTGGACTTGCTTCTACTACCAGAGCTACAGATTTGAAGAATCTGTTTAGCAAATATGGCAAG gtGGTTGGTGCAAAAGTGGTCACCAATGCTCGCAGCCCTGGTGCTCGCTGTTACGGCTTTGTTACGATGTCTACAGCTGAGGAAGCAACAAAGTGTATTACTCACCTCCACAAAACAGAGTTACAtgggaaaattatttctgtagaaaaa gCAAAAAATGAACCTGCTGGGAAGAagccaactgaaaaaaaagagaacgaggtgaagaaagaaacagtCAGTGAGAG ACCAGGCAGTATTAAAAGGGATGACAAATCTGACCAAAAGGATGATTCTAAAAAGACTGAagacaaagatgaaaaagaaaaaaaagataaagatgaACTGAAGCCTGGTTCATCAGATCAACCTAAAACTAACAAATCAG GAAGTAAAGGAACAGAGAGAACTGTAGTAATGGATAAATCCAAAGGAGAACCTGTTATTAGTGTGAAAACATCAACTGCATCAAAAGACAGA AGCATTAAGAGCCAGGATCGCAAAtcagagagcagagagagacAAGGCATTGTGCCATTTGACAAAATTAAAGCACAGCGAAAAATGAGAGAGGCAGAACAGCGCCG TACACGTGAGCGTCGGGAGAGACAGCAGCATCTGCAAACTATCCGGGAACGTGAGGAAAGGGAGAGGCTTGAGATTGCTCGTGAAAGATTGGAAATTGAAAGGCAGCGTCTTGAACGAGAGCGAATGGAAAGAGAGAGACTGGAGAGAGAACGGATGCACATAGAGcatgaaaggagaagagaacaaGATCGCAttcagagagaaagagaagagctgCGACGCCAGCATGAGCAACTGCGCTATGAACAAGAACGTCGGTCTGCAATGAGAAGACCGTATGACATAGATGGCAG GAGAGATGATCCATACTGGCCAGAAGCAAAACGAATGGCAATGAACGATAGGTACCATTCAGATTTTGGTCGCCAGGATCGCTTCCATGACTTCGATCACAGGGATCGTGGCCGTTATCAAGACCATTCAATAGACAG GAGAGATGGATCAAGGACAATGATGGGAGATCGGGATGGACAA CATTATCCAGATGAGCGCCACGGAGGACCAGACCGTCACTCACGAGACTCTCGGGAAAGTTGGGGTAGCTATGGATCTGACAGAAGAATGAGTGAAAGTAGAGGGATACCCCCACAGTCACG GGATGGACGTGACTGGGGAGATCATGGTCGAAAGTTTGAAGGACATCAAGATCGTTCATGGCAGAGCAGTGTGGATGGAGGAATGATAGGACGGGATCATGAGAGATGGCAAG gtggaGGTAGAGGGAGACCTGGCCATGTGATGCATCGTGGAGGAATGTCAGG GCGTGGAGGTTTCATCCAAGGTGGCAACCAAAGTCAGATGATGCATGGAGGAGGAATGCAAGGAGAAGGATTTGCTGGCCAGGAGAGAGCAAGCAGACCCAACGATCCCCGTTTCAACCGTCGCTAttga
- the LOC137845015 gene encoding scaffold attachment factor B1-like isoform X4 gives MAESQPAAGQGEPVAPGGPGGPSSEPETRRLSELRVIDLRAELRRRNLDSGGNKSVLTERLRKAIEEEGGNPDEIPVVSETVNKKTSKRSSKGRRPDEEGVEDNGLEEDSGDGQEDIEASLDNLQDIDMMDISVLDEAEIDNGNAVDCREDCSADNVLDSLSDSRENADAETKELPDQSTAYAVRNVEASPQFSEIKEESREIPVAMVEAEDVGNSFNAASSDLTVIKETEELPLEPENEKILDILGETCKSELLNEETSEVEQPHAQEASNVVPGKRLAEEEDVLAAAQLEEDALDLDSKSAQAMSRKEAKRLVVAKGERSEQTIEEEKLDSESLVLETLSDQSSKRFQGLEVSSGETAEKGAGPEGKDSKEDAKKTEDKANSEESPATRESSTSEGGDQKKSPVEEDRDTKIISRDEKGRAGSGSGRNLWVSGLSSSTRATDLKNLFSKYGKVVGAKVVTNARSPGARCYGFVTMSTSEEATKCISHLHRTELHGKMISVEKAKNEPAGKKPADKKEGEARKEKDRHHSADCKSEKSVGIKKEEKTDKKDDAKKSEKDGKDEGKEKDDQKAGSSDRSRASKSASRGTERTVVMDKSKGEPVISVKTSASKERSTKSQDRKSESKEKQDILSFDKIKEQRERERQRQREREIRETERRRERERREREQRLQAIHERDERQRLQRERERLEFQRQRLDRERLERERLERERMHIEQERRREQERIQREREELRRQQEQLRYEQERRSAMRRPYDPDGRRDDPYWPEAKRMAMDDRYHSEFGRQDRFHDFDHRDRGRYQDHSLDRREGSRGIPDRDGQHYPDERHGGPDRHSRDSRDSWGGYGSDRRMNEGRGIPPQTRRGGFTQGGNQSQMMQSGGIQGGFAGQERTNRLTESRFTRRY, from the exons ATGGCGGAGAGCCAGCCAGCGGCCGGACAGGGCGAGCCTGTGGCCCCGGGTGGGCCCGGAGGCCCCAGCTCGGAGCCGGAGACCCGGCGGCTGAGCGAGCTGCGCGTGATCGACCTGCGGGCAGAGCTCCGGCGCCGCAACTTGGACAGCGGCGGCAACAAGAGCGTCCTGACCGAGCGCCTCAGGAAG gctattgaggaggaaggggggaatCCTGATGAAATTCCGGTAGTTTCAGAAACTGTCAAcaagaaaacttcaaaaagaagcagcaaag GACGTAGACCAGATGAAGAGGGGGTTGAAGACAATGGCCTGGAAGAGGATTCTGGAGATGGACAG gAGGATATCGAAGCAAGTTTGGATAACTTGCAGGATATTGACATGATGGATATTAGTGTGTTAGATGAAGCTGAAATAGATAATGGCAATGCTGTAGATTGCAGAGAGGATTGCAGTGCTGATAATGTTCTTGACTCGCTGTCTGACAGTAGAGAAAATGCTGATGCAGAAACGAAAGAACTTCCAGATCAGTCTACAGCATATGCTGTACGTAACGTGGAGGCATCCCCgcaattttctgaaattaaagaagaatCAAGAGAAATACCAGTAGCGATG gtAGAGGCTGAAGATGTTGGAAACAGTTTCAATGCTGCTTCATCTGATTTAACTGTAATAAAG GAAACTGAAGAGTTACCTTTGGAGCCAG aaaatgagaaaatactcGACATTTTGGGGGAAACTTGTAAATCTGAACTACTTAACGAAGAAACTTCCGAAGTGGAGCAGCCACATGCACAGGAAGCAAGTAACGTGGTGCCAGGCAAGAGGCTAGCAGAAGAAGAGGATGTTCTTGCTGCCGCTCAGTTGGAGGAAGATGCTTTAGATTTGGACAGCAAATCGGCACAAGCTATGTCAAGGAAGGAGGCAAAGCGTTTAGTTGTAGCAAAAGGGGAGAGAAGTGAACAGACAATAGAGGAAGAGAAACTGGACTCTGAATCTTTAGTATTAGAGACCCTAAGCGATCAGAGTAGCAAACGATTCCAAGGCCTGGAAGTCTCTAGTGGGGAAACAGCGGAAAAAGGCGCAGGTCCTGAAGGCAAAGATAGCAAAGAAGAtgccaagaaaacagaagacaaagctAATTCTGAGGAATCCCCTGCTACTAGAGAGTCCTCAACCAGTGAGGGCGGTGATCAGAaaaagag CCCTGTTGAGGAGGACAGAGATACAAAGATAATCTCAAGAGATGAAAaag gtCGTGCAGGTAGTGGTTCTGGCAGAAATTTGTGGGTTAGTGGACTTTCTTCATCTACTAGAGCTACAGACTTGAAGAATCTTTTCAGCAAGTATGGAAAG gTGGTTGGTGCAAAAGTAGTAACAAATGCTCGCAGTCCTGGTGCACGCTGCTATGGCTTTGTTACAATGTCAACATCTGAAGAAGCCACCAAGTGTATCAGTCATCTCCATAGAACAGAGCTGCAtggaaaaatgatttctgtggAAAAG GCAAAAAATGAACCAGCTGGGAAAAAGCCTGCAGACAAAAAGGAAGGcgaagcaaggaaggaaaaagacagGCACCATTCAGCAGATTGCAAATCTGAGAA GTCTGTAGGTattaaaaaggaggagaagacTGACAAAAAAGATGATGctaagaaatcagaaaaagacggaaaagatgaaggaaaagagaaagatgatCAGAAAGCTGGGTCCTCTGATCGATCACGGGCAAGCAAATCAG caaGTCGAGGAACTGAAAGGACTGTGGTAATGGATAAATCCAAAGGAGAGCCAGTTATCAGTGTGAAAACTTCTGCATCAAAAGAGAGG AGTACGAAAAGCCAGGATCGTAAATCTGAGAGCAAAGAGAAACAAGATATTTTATCGTTTGATAAAATCAAAGAACAGCGAGAACGTGAACgtcagagacagagagagagagaaatcagagaaacagagaggCGACG agagagagagaggcgaGAACGAGAACAACGGCTTCAAGCCATTCATGAACGGGATGAAAGACAGAGGCTCCAGAGAGAGCGGGAAAGACTTGAATTTCAACGACAGCGTCTTGACAGGGAACGCTTGGAGAGGGAGAGattggagagagaaagaatgcaCATAGAGcaggaaagaaggagagaacAGGAACGAATCCAGCGAGAGAGGGAAGAGCTGCGACGTCAGCAGGAACAGCTACGCTATGAACAAGAACGGCGATCTGCAATGAGAAGGCCATATGATCCTGATGGCAG gCGAGATGATCCTTACTGGCCAGAGGCAAAGCGAATGGCAATGGACGATAGGTACCACTCTGAATTTGGTCGTCAGGACCGCTTCCATGACTTTGACCACAGGGATCGTGGCCGATACCAAGATCATTCTTTGGACAG AAGAGAAGGTTCGCGAGGGATACCAGATCGAGATGGGCAG